The Spodoptera frugiperda isolate SF20-4 chromosome 9, AGI-APGP_CSIRO_Sfru_2.0, whole genome shotgun sequence genome contains a region encoding:
- the LOC118271152 gene encoding uncharacterized protein LOC118271152 gives MRMFQRAFMLILCALNLQNGQKCLLNTRKDFGEPLPVIVRDGKLLEPTDSFGNVEMNYGDTLTLSCEGTGNINHPNVQRPLSVATISCEGGDIFKNDAWLNEPSRFFLFKCNYSPQHKSRRTERLCYDGNPIIEVGYVVDSHFYPVYESCFNEASLNVLYSKYTQKPYNALYQTKIDRPYFIADDQFGYIPVDTLFSPRGQKAAVSKLVGSAIDNYVTPTQFLSRGHLAAKTDFVFAFGERATFHYVNCAPQWVGFNGGNWNTLEVDLRNHIHVAGYNTIIYTGTFGISHLQNADGRKIELYLYTDENNNPVIPVPLFYYKVVYEPQRKCGIVFVGINNPYVSSTEAHQMFFCEDLCRGNRDLSWLSWHPDSAAEGYTFCCTVPDFRNTVPHLPPFDVDCVLT, from the coding sequence ATGAGGATGTTTCAGAGGGCTTTCATGTTAATATTGTGCGCTTTGAACTTACAAAATGGACAAAAATGTCTTCTTAACACAAGAAAGGATTTTGGAGAGCCTTTACCAGTGATAGTGAGAGATGGTAAGCTTTTAGAACCAACAGACAGTTTCGGCAATGTTGAAATGAACTACGGCGATACTCTTACTTTAAGTTGCGAAGGAACGGGCAACATAAACCATCCTAACGTACAGCGGCCACTGTCAGTAGCTACTATCAGTTGTGAAGGAGgagatattttcaaaaacgACGCCTGGCTAAACGAACCGTCTCGATTCTTTCTATTCAAATGCAACTACTCCCCACAACATAAGAGCAGACGGACAGAACGATTGTGCTATGATGGCAACCCCATCATTGAAGTCGGCTACGTTGTGGACAGCCATTTCTACCCTGTCTACGAGTCCTGTTTCAACGAAGCTTCTCTAAACGTTCTCTATTCAAAATACACTCAGAAACCATACAACGCTTTATACCAAACAAAAATTGACCGGCCGTATTTCATCGCAGATGACCAGTTTGGATATATTCCGGTTGATACACTGTTCTCGCCTAGAGGTCAAAAGGCGGCTGTATCTAAGCTGGTAGGGTCAGCAATAGATAACTATGTAACACCAACCCAATTTCTATCCCGAGGGCATTTGGCTGCAAAAACTGATTTCGTTTTTGCGTTTGGAGAACGTGCGACCTTCCATTACGTGAACTGCGCTCCACAGTGGGTGGGGTTTAATGGAGGAAACTGGAATACTTTGGAAGTGGACCTCAGGAATCATATCCACGTAGCTGGCTACAACACTATTATCTACACCGGTACTTTTGGGATATCGCACCTACAGAATGCTGATGGACGTAAAATAGAATTGTATTTGTATACTGATGAAAATAACAATCCTGTGATACCGGTGCCTCTATTTTATTACAAGGTTGTGTATGAACCACAGCGTAAATGTGGTATAGTGTTTGTTGGCATCAACAACCCTTATGTGTCTTCAACAGAGGCACATCAGATGTTCTTCTGTGAAGACTTGTGTAGAGGCAACAGAGACTTGTCCTGGCTGAGCTGGCACCCTGACTCTGCCGCCGAAGGCTACACTTTCTGCTGTACTGTCCCCGACTTCAGAAACACTGTTCCACATTTACCACCATTTGATGTCGATTGTGTTTTAACGTGA